The region GCACAATATTTGTAAATCCCGCTCGTTCTTCATCAGTAAAACCTGCATTCNNNNNNNNNNNNNNNNNNNNNNNNNNNNNNNNNNNNNNNNNNNNNNNNNNNNNNNNNNNNNNNNNNNNNNNNNNNNNNNNNNNNNNNNNNNNNNNNNNNNGTGGAACATATAACTCCACCAGGTGTATTGTCCTGGTTGTTTGTGAAATTCTCTAAATGTATCTATAAATCCTGCTTGCACAATATTTGTAAATCCCGCTCGTTCTTCATCAGTAAAACCTGCATTCACCCTGTTCCTTTCTGGATTTGCTAAATCAATTTCTTTATGTGCTACATTAAGGTCTCCACAAAAAATCACTGGTTTTTTCTTCTCCAAGTTTTTTAGATAATACAAAAAGTCTTTATCCCACTTTTGTCTATAACTTAACCTTGTAAGTTCTCTTTTAGAATTGGGAGTGTATACATTTACTAAAAAATAGTCTTCAAATTCTAATGTAATAAGTCTTCCTTCTTTGTCGTGTTCTTCTATACCAATATTATTGATAACGACAATTGGTTTAATCCTAGTAAATATCGCTGTTCCTGCGTATCCTTTTCTTTCTGCATAATTCCAATAATCATAATATCCATCAAAATGTAAATCAACCTGACCTTCTTGTAATTTTATCTCTTGTATACATAAAATATCTTGCTTTTCCCTTTTGACAAATTCTGTAAATCCTTTGTTTAATGCAGCTCGCAGGCCATTAACATTCCAGGATAGCATTCTTACTGATTTCATA is a window of Candidatus Cloacimonadota bacterium DNA encoding:
- a CDS encoding exodeoxyribonuclease III, with product MKSVRMLSWNVNGLRAALNKGFTEFVKREKQDILCIQEIKLQEGQVDLHFDGYYDYWNYAERKGYAGTAIFTRIKPIVVINNIGIEEHDKEGRLITLEFEDYFLVNVYTPNSKRELTRLSYRQKWDKDFLYYLKNLEKKKPVIFCGDLNVAHKEIDLANPERNRVNAGFTDEERAGFTNIVQAGFIDTFREFHKQPGQYTWWSYMFH